A genome region from Solanum pennellii chromosome 12, SPENNV200 includes the following:
- the LOC107005973 gene encoding protein RALF-like 19 — translation MATRSRLAVVLLLTLAMAMVAESSFSHLDSTTMAFNVQGSNDNNIGHVGDMLFEDEEMMMPSESARRTLDERDHIGYRALRANNIPCDQRGASYYQCNRMSKINPYRRGCQRITGCGRTNS, via the coding sequence ATGGCTACTAGGTCAAGATTGGCGGTCGTGCTCCTATTAACCCTAGCTATGGCCATGGTAGCAGAGTCATCGTTCTCACACTTAGACTCTACCACCATGGCCTTTAATGTTCAAGGGAGCAATGACAACAACATTGGACATGTTGGAGACATGTTGTTTGAGGATGAAGAGATGATGATGCCATCCGAATCAGCCCGTAGAACACTCGATGAGCGCGATCACATCGGTTATAGAGCGTTGAGGGCAAATAATATTCCATGCGATCAACGCGGTGCGTCTTATTATCAATGTAATCGTATGTCAAAAATTAATCCTTATAGACGTGGTTGTCAAAGAATTACTGGTTGTGGACGCACAAatagttaa